A genomic region of Arachis hypogaea cultivar Tifrunner chromosome 5, arahy.Tifrunner.gnm2.J5K5, whole genome shotgun sequence contains the following coding sequences:
- the LOC140173245 gene encoding probable arabinosyltransferase ARAD1 encodes MPESESDNNSGFDMTVNFASASQPCSDAATIAIADSSSFAIKVYMYDLPIRFTYGVIAARSASRGGGTPENLTSLSYPGHQHMGEWFLFLDMNHPESDRIGSPVTRVMDPEEAELFYVPFFSSLSQLVSTSQQGNGSEAAYSDEETQEALVEWLEGQK; translated from the coding sequence ATGCCAGAATCTGAATCCGACAACAACTCCGGCTTTGACATGACAGTAAATTTCGCCTCCGCCAGTCAACCCTGCTCCGACGCCGCCACCATAGCCATTGCAGATTCCTCGTCCTTCGCCATTAAGGTCTACATGTACGACCTTCCCATTCGGTTCACCTACGGTGTCATCGCCGCCCGGTCCGCCTCCCGAGGCGGCGGCACGCCTGAGAATCTAACCTCGCTGAGCTACCCAGGACACCAGCACATGGGAGAGTGGTTTCTATTCCTAGACATGAACCATCCAGAGTCAGATCGGATAGGGTCACCGGTGACCCGGGTGATGGACCCGGAAGAAGCGGAGCTGTTCTACGTGCCGTTCTTCTCGTCGCTGAGCCAGTTGGTGTCGACGAGCCAACAAGGCAATGGCTCGGAGGCGGCATACAGTGACGAGGAGACGCAGGAAGCGCTGGTGGAGTGGCTGGAGGGGCAGAAGTAG